A region of Paractinoplanes abujensis DNA encodes the following proteins:
- a CDS encoding MFS transporter, whose product MSISTSDAATPPDISPKPRNRWLALAVIAVSQLLIVLDATIVNIALPTAQVDLNISDADRQWMITAYALAFGGLLLLGGRIADFTGRKRAFIIGLLGFAGASALGGLATNAETLFAARALQGAFGALMAPAALSLLTVTFTEAKERARAFGVYGAIAGGGGAIGLLLGGVLTEYASWRWTLLVGTPIAIVAALAAVRFVDESRAEGNTRYDLPGAFTSTAGLVALVYGFTKASEDGWGSAVTVGWLIAAAVLLVAFVVIELRSSHPLLPMRVILDRNRGGAYISALLIGSGLFGMFLFLTFYLQLTLGYSALMTGVAFLPFTLGIIAGAGFSAQLQTRVGPRVLMFGGLLLAAIGMVMLTQIGVDTGFWTHVFPAEVVLSFGMGVTFGPMSNTALVGVAGHDAGVASALINTAQQIGGSLGTALLNTIFTSAVAGYLADHRAEITSPDQAPALQAVATVHSYTVAFWVSAALIGVAALVAVILVRAGRDEVTAHEGAPVAI is encoded by the coding sequence ATGTCCATCTCGACCTCTGACGCCGCCACTCCGCCGGATATATCGCCCAAGCCACGAAATCGGTGGCTCGCGCTGGCCGTCATCGCTGTCTCCCAGCTGCTGATCGTGCTCGACGCCACGATCGTCAACATCGCCCTGCCGACCGCCCAGGTCGACCTGAACATCAGCGACGCCGACCGGCAGTGGATGATCACGGCGTACGCGCTGGCCTTCGGCGGCCTGCTGCTGCTCGGCGGCCGGATCGCCGACTTCACCGGCCGCAAGCGGGCGTTCATCATCGGCCTGCTCGGCTTCGCGGGCGCGTCGGCGCTGGGCGGCCTGGCCACCAACGCCGAGACGCTGTTCGCAGCCCGTGCGCTGCAGGGCGCGTTCGGCGCGCTCATGGCCCCGGCGGCGTTGTCGCTGCTCACGGTCACGTTCACCGAGGCCAAGGAACGGGCTCGGGCCTTCGGCGTCTACGGCGCCATCGCCGGTGGTGGCGGCGCCATCGGCCTGCTGCTGGGCGGCGTGCTCACCGAGTACGCCTCGTGGCGCTGGACCCTGCTGGTCGGCACCCCGATCGCCATCGTGGCCGCGCTGGCCGCCGTCCGGTTCGTCGACGAGAGCCGGGCCGAGGGCAACACCCGCTACGACCTGCCCGGGGCGTTCACCTCGACGGCCGGCCTGGTCGCGCTCGTTTACGGCTTCACCAAGGCCAGCGAGGACGGCTGGGGCTCGGCCGTCACCGTCGGCTGGCTGATCGCGGCGGCCGTGCTGCTGGTGGCCTTCGTCGTCATCGAACTGCGCAGCTCGCACCCCCTGCTGCCGATGCGCGTCATCCTCGACCGCAACCGCGGGGGAGCGTACATCTCGGCGCTGTTGATCGGCTCCGGTCTGTTCGGCATGTTCCTGTTCCTGACCTTCTACCTGCAGCTGACCCTCGGCTACTCGGCCCTGATGACCGGCGTCGCGTTCCTGCCGTTCACGCTGGGCATCATCGCCGGCGCCGGGTTCTCGGCCCAGTTGCAGACCCGGGTCGGCCCACGCGTGCTGATGTTCGGCGGTCTGCTGCTGGCCGCGATCGGCATGGTCATGCTGACCCAGATCGGTGTCGACACCGGCTTCTGGACCCACGTCTTCCCGGCCGAGGTGGTGCTCAGCTTCGGCATGGGCGTCACCTTCGGCCCGATGTCGAACACGGCCCTGGTCGGCGTGGCCGGCCACGACGCCGGAGTGGCCAGCGCGCTGATCAACACCGCCCAGCAGATCGGCGGCTCGCTGGGCACGGCCCTGCTGAACACCATCTTCACCTCGGCCGTGGCCGGCTACCTGGCCGACCACCGGGCCGAGATCACCAGCCCCGACCAGGCGCCCGCCCTCCAGGCGGTGGCGACGGTGCACAGCTACACGGTCGCCTTCTGGGTCAGCGCCGCCCTGATCGGCGTGGCCGCTCTGGTCGCGGTGATCCTGGTCCGGGCCGGCCGTGACGAGGTCACCGCCCACGAAGGCGCTCCCGTAGCGATCTGA
- a CDS encoding TetR/AcrR family transcriptional regulator, whose product MAEQARTVSPAGRSRRLDGEREQAILRAAYDLLAETGYQGLRVDAVAARAQASKATLYRHWPTKAELVIDAVRACKAADAPLPDTGSLRGDLLAWFDDIACMIRSDEGPLLAGLFMALHTDPELAQHLRQMRESKLPLAETICGRAEARGELRPGYEARLIDEIVPAVVFMRGFALGEPIDQPFLDHLVDDIILPLLKR is encoded by the coding sequence ATGGCTGAGCAGGCGCGAACCGTCTCGCCGGCCGGGCGGTCCCGGCGTCTCGACGGCGAGCGTGAGCAGGCGATCCTGCGCGCCGCCTACGATTTGCTGGCCGAAACCGGCTATCAGGGTCTGCGGGTGGACGCGGTGGCCGCCCGGGCCCAGGCGAGCAAGGCGACGCTGTATCGGCACTGGCCCACCAAGGCCGAGCTGGTCATCGACGCCGTCCGTGCCTGCAAGGCGGCCGATGCCCCGCTGCCCGACACCGGGTCGCTCCGCGGCGACCTGCTGGCGTGGTTCGACGACATCGCCTGCATGATCAGAAGCGATGAGGGGCCCCTCCTCGCCGGCCTGTTCATGGCCTTGCACACCGATCCGGAACTCGCCCAGCATCTGCGTCAGATGCGCGAGTCCAAGCTTCCGCTCGCGGAAACCATCTGCGGGCGGGCCGAGGCTCGCGGCGAACTGCGCCCCGGTTACGAGGCCCGGCTGATCGACGAGATCGTGCCGGCGGTGGTCTTCATGCGCGGCTTCGCCCTGGGCGAGCCGATCGACCAGCCGTTCCTCGACCATCTCGTCGACGACATCATCCTGCCCCTGCTCAAACGCTGA
- a CDS encoding ATP-binding protein: MACVVVAEDNLDHQRVIAEVIRRLGHEVIVTGDGQAALKAIREYRPALVVADVDMPHLDGLQLCVAIRHDPEIAGTPVVLVTAYLLPGDPRLADTGALAVLGKPFGVPELTEALRGYLPSEPPVVAGPPIGTPSPANPAFFDALLDCLDAGVAACDAEGRVVLANRTMREFIGPGIGGVPIADATRKFVLLHPDGTPLRTHELALSRALAGENVEHAELLAHDELNRPRWFAVNARPVRDASGAVTGAVAALHDVTSQHRNRQFQHCENEVLKVIADHPHAADATDRILAAIGSTLSWPYLRLWLVDEVTDLLRPAGVYTAPQERPLPVPVSMARGTGLAGTCWQRADLIWVPDLHAADSLVLPSISAGADFRAAGAVPVRSGERIVGVLTFFSYERQEPDSALGVLLTGLAGLIGAFLEQRRSEVLALHLAAATDEYIALVGHELRTPLTSIGAYVDLIAESPDDLPLGEVRELLDVVQRNNARLRDLVEKLLDLAALESGHAKLTIRPVDLTDVVAAAVDAVAPAAAGRGITVEANLPDELTVPGDAERLRQMTDALIENAVKFSRADSKVTVALTDEVGEVAVLTVADNGTGVAPAEQPRLFRRLYRAGNARHTGIPGTGLGLALCRVVVERHHGSITLASHESTGTTVTVRLPRLEV; the protein is encoded by the coding sequence GTGGCGTGCGTGGTGGTGGCCGAGGACAACCTTGATCATCAACGAGTGATCGCGGAGGTGATACGCCGGCTCGGGCACGAGGTGATTGTTACCGGTGACGGGCAGGCGGCGCTCAAGGCGATCCGTGAGTATCGGCCCGCGCTCGTCGTTGCGGATGTCGACATGCCGCACCTGGACGGGCTGCAGCTCTGCGTGGCCATCCGGCACGATCCGGAGATCGCGGGGACGCCGGTGGTGCTGGTCACGGCGTATCTGTTGCCGGGTGATCCGCGGCTGGCCGATACGGGGGCGCTGGCCGTGCTGGGCAAGCCGTTCGGTGTGCCCGAGCTGACCGAGGCCCTGCGCGGGTATCTGCCGTCCGAGCCGCCGGTGGTGGCCGGGCCGCCGATCGGCACGCCCTCGCCCGCGAATCCGGCGTTCTTCGACGCGCTGCTCGATTGTCTGGACGCCGGGGTTGCCGCGTGTGACGCCGAGGGCCGGGTGGTGCTGGCCAACCGGACCATGCGCGAGTTCATCGGGCCGGGGATCGGTGGTGTTCCGATCGCCGACGCCACCCGCAAGTTCGTTCTGCTGCACCCGGACGGAACCCCCCTCCGTACGCACGAATTGGCTCTTTCCCGGGCCTTGGCCGGCGAGAACGTGGAGCACGCCGAACTGCTGGCCCACGACGAGCTGAACCGCCCGCGCTGGTTCGCCGTGAATGCCCGCCCCGTGCGGGACGCGTCGGGCGCGGTGACCGGGGCCGTGGCCGCCCTGCACGACGTGACCAGCCAGCACCGCAATCGGCAGTTTCAGCACTGCGAGAACGAAGTGCTCAAGGTCATCGCTGATCATCCGCACGCGGCCGACGCCACGGACCGGATCCTGGCCGCCATCGGGTCGACGCTGAGCTGGCCGTATCTGCGGTTGTGGCTGGTCGACGAGGTGACCGATCTGCTCCGCCCGGCCGGGGTCTACACCGCGCCGCAGGAGCGTCCGCTGCCCGTGCCGGTGAGCATGGCCCGCGGCACCGGGCTGGCCGGCACGTGCTGGCAGCGGGCCGACCTGATCTGGGTGCCGGATCTGCACGCGGCCGATTCGCTCGTGCTGCCCAGCATTTCCGCTGGCGCCGATTTCCGGGCGGCCGGCGCGGTGCCGGTTCGCAGCGGTGAGCGCATCGTCGGGGTCCTGACCTTTTTCTCGTACGAGCGGCAGGAGCCCGATTCCGCGCTCGGTGTGCTGCTGACGGGGCTGGCCGGGCTGATCGGCGCGTTCCTGGAGCAGCGCCGTTCGGAGGTGCTGGCTCTGCACCTGGCCGCGGCCACCGACGAATACATCGCGCTCGTCGGGCATGAACTGCGTACGCCGTTGACGTCGATCGGGGCGTACGTGGACCTGATCGCCGAGAGCCCTGACGACCTGCCCCTGGGTGAGGTGCGCGAACTGCTCGACGTGGTGCAGCGCAACAATGCCCGGCTGCGCGACCTGGTCGAGAAGCTGCTCGATCTGGCCGCCTTGGAGTCGGGGCACGCCAAGCTGACGATCCGGCCGGTCGACCTGACCGACGTGGTGGCGGCCGCGGTCGACGCGGTCGCCCCGGCCGCGGCCGGGCGGGGCATCACGGTGGAGGCGAACCTGCCGGACGAGCTGACCGTGCCCGGCGACGCCGAGCGGCTGCGCCAGATGACCGACGCGCTGATCGAGAACGCGGTCAAGTTCAGCCGGGCCGACTCCAAGGTCACCGTGGCGCTGACCGACGAGGTAGGCGAGGTGGCAGTGCTCACGGTGGCCGACAACGGAACGGGCGTGGCCCCGGCCGAGCAACCCCGCCTGTTCCGTCGTCTGTATCGGGCCGGCAATGCCCGCCACACCGGGATTCCGGGTACGGGTCTGGGCTTGGCCCTGTGCCGGGTGGTTGTGGAACGCCATCACGGGTCGATCACCCTGGCGTCCCACGAGTCCACCGGCACCACCGTCACCGTGCGGCTGCCGAGACTCGAGGTGTAG
- a CDS encoding histidine phosphatase family protein → MDLFTPGYVWLMEQLQWLAVIRHGQSTGNVTAQDAETGGAEEIDIPERDADVPLSDLGREQAEAVGTFLAELPGDERPEIAIVSPYLRTRQTAELALAGTGVRMVVDERLRDRELGILDLLTARGVQQRLPGEARRRARLGKFYYRPPGGESWADVLLRLRALLRELREDHPDGRVVLFGHEAVVLLVRYLAEGLSEAELMGIAHETAVANCSISSWRRHDGELRPELFNAVEHLHREGTPHTKQEDVDAEPN, encoded by the coding sequence GTGGACCTGTTCACCCCGGGGTACGTCTGGCTCATGGAGCAGCTGCAGTGGCTCGCCGTGATCAGGCACGGCCAGAGCACCGGAAACGTCACCGCCCAGGACGCCGAGACCGGCGGCGCCGAGGAGATAGACATCCCCGAGCGCGACGCCGACGTGCCGCTGTCCGACCTCGGCCGGGAACAGGCCGAGGCGGTCGGCACCTTCCTCGCCGAGCTGCCCGGTGACGAACGGCCCGAGATCGCGATCGTCTCGCCCTACCTGCGAACCCGCCAGACCGCCGAACTGGCGCTGGCCGGCACCGGTGTCCGGATGGTCGTCGACGAACGTTTACGCGACCGCGAGCTGGGCATCCTCGACCTCCTGACCGCCCGCGGCGTGCAGCAACGCTTGCCCGGCGAGGCGCGCCGGCGGGCCCGGCTGGGCAAGTTCTACTACCGGCCGCCCGGCGGCGAGTCCTGGGCCGACGTGCTGCTGCGCCTGCGCGCCCTGCTGCGGGAGCTCCGCGAGGACCACCCGGACGGCCGGGTGGTGCTGTTCGGCCACGAGGCGGTCGTGCTGCTCGTCCGCTACCTGGCCGAGGGGCTGAGCGAGGCCGAGCTGATGGGGATCGCGCACGAGACCGCCGTCGCGAACTGCTCGATCAGCAGCTGGCGGCGGCACGACGGCGAGCTGCGCCCCGAGCTGTTCAACGCGGTCGAGCACCTGCACCGCGAGGGCACGCCGCACACCAAACAGGAGGACGTGGATGCCGAACCGAACTGA
- a CDS encoding putative bifunctional diguanylate cyclase/phosphodiesterase: MNVRQKLLGGFLTVAAMVAVTGAVVLRADAQTNRQAAITEAEQVARGIAKDVAFGLAADTEGEQPPALIERPAALAAYLGRLHDLQDRDIVVVDLGKRILADAVPANVGATFDHDPADEVRRTIADGRSRVFVEQSADYPDGIQQVVVPVLGAGDVTLGAVILEYTPLYEQMEAVTGQTETIVLIAGTLCIALVLVLGVATAESIVRRIRRLTRAVESIRDGDYSQRVTLGRRDEISRLGDAFNDMAGRLDQSAREILDREYTDRILANAGEGICGVDAEGRITFANEAAGRITGLGVDGLLDKEAADLLPDVERAEVTIDRPDGTSVRVAYTVSPIEKDGRNMGGVVVLRDVSRQRALEHDLRHQALHDGLTGLPNRKLFHDRVEHAMTRIRTGRAEGGGGLAVLYLDLDGFKKVNDSLGHNAGDALLRTAAERLTSALRKHDTVARLGGDEFAVLLEDAEDPEHWAQACVDALDKPFQMQHHKATISVSVGVVPAAERYADADEVLRNADVAMYAAKARGKACYQVFEPRMHELLLDRLDQEARLREAVHRGELRLHLQPVVDVTNREVRGVEALVRWEDPERGLQQPGSFIPLAEETGLITEIDRWVLIEACRTMREWQESSPATAPAWVSVNLSAPNLEMADLTDRVAYALASTGITPDALVLELTETVLMRDIAVTAGRLEELRELGVNIAIDDFGTGYSSLGYLRDIPVDVLKVDRSFITELVAHRRQQELVSAILQLGNTLGLKVVVEGVETEEQLDLLIALGGRFAQGYHLGRPEPVESLRTRLSTVPVT; encoded by the coding sequence ATGAACGTACGGCAGAAGCTGCTCGGCGGCTTCCTCACGGTGGCCGCCATGGTCGCAGTGACCGGTGCCGTCGTGCTGCGCGCGGACGCTCAGACCAACCGTCAGGCCGCGATCACCGAGGCCGAGCAGGTGGCCCGGGGCATCGCCAAGGACGTGGCGTTCGGGCTGGCCGCCGACACCGAGGGCGAGCAGCCGCCCGCGCTGATCGAGCGCCCGGCCGCTCTGGCCGCGTATCTGGGCCGGCTGCACGACCTGCAGGATCGCGACATCGTCGTGGTGGACCTGGGGAAACGGATCCTGGCCGACGCCGTGCCGGCGAACGTGGGCGCCACCTTCGACCACGACCCCGCGGACGAGGTCCGCCGGACGATCGCCGACGGCCGGTCGCGGGTGTTCGTCGAGCAGAGCGCCGACTATCCCGACGGCATCCAGCAGGTGGTCGTGCCCGTGCTGGGCGCGGGCGACGTCACACTGGGCGCCGTCATCCTCGAGTACACCCCGCTCTACGAGCAGATGGAGGCGGTCACCGGGCAGACCGAGACGATCGTGCTGATCGCCGGGACTCTCTGCATCGCGCTCGTGCTGGTGCTCGGGGTGGCCACTGCCGAGTCGATCGTCCGGCGGATCCGGCGGCTGACCCGGGCGGTCGAGAGCATCCGCGACGGCGACTACTCCCAGCGGGTGACGCTGGGCCGGCGTGACGAGATCTCCCGTCTGGGCGACGCGTTCAATGACATGGCCGGGCGTCTCGACCAGTCGGCCCGAGAGATCCTGGACCGGGAGTACACCGACCGGATCCTGGCCAACGCGGGCGAGGGCATCTGCGGCGTCGACGCGGAGGGCCGGATCACGTTCGCCAACGAGGCCGCGGGGCGCATCACCGGCCTCGGCGTCGACGGACTGCTCGACAAGGAGGCGGCCGACCTGCTGCCCGACGTGGAGCGGGCCGAGGTCACCATCGACCGGCCGGACGGCACGTCGGTGCGGGTGGCCTACACGGTCAGCCCGATCGAGAAGGACGGCCGCAACATGGGTGGCGTGGTGGTGCTGCGCGACGTCAGCCGGCAGCGCGCCCTCGAGCACGACCTGCGCCACCAGGCCCTGCACGACGGGCTGACCGGCCTGCCCAACCGCAAGCTCTTCCACGACCGGGTCGAGCACGCGATGACCAGGATCCGTACGGGACGGGCCGAGGGCGGCGGCGGTCTGGCCGTGCTCTATCTCGACCTGGACGGCTTCAAGAAGGTCAACGACAGCCTGGGTCACAACGCGGGTGACGCCCTGCTGCGCACCGCGGCCGAGCGGCTGACCAGCGCGCTGCGCAAGCACGACACCGTGGCCCGGCTCGGCGGTGACGAGTTCGCGGTGTTGCTGGAGGACGCGGAGGACCCCGAACACTGGGCCCAGGCCTGCGTCGACGCCCTGGACAAGCCGTTCCAGATGCAGCACCACAAGGCGACGATCAGCGTGAGCGTCGGGGTCGTGCCGGCCGCCGAACGCTACGCCGACGCCGACGAGGTGCTGCGCAACGCCGACGTCGCCATGTACGCCGCGAAGGCCCGGGGCAAGGCCTGCTATCAGGTCTTCGAGCCGCGGATGCACGAACTGCTGCTGGACCGGCTCGATCAGGAGGCCCGGCTGCGCGAGGCCGTGCACCGCGGCGAGTTGCGCCTGCACCTGCAGCCGGTGGTGGACGTGACCAACCGCGAGGTCCGCGGTGTCGAGGCGCTGGTGCGCTGGGAGGACCCGGAGCGGGGACTGCAGCAGCCGGGCTCGTTCATCCCGCTGGCCGAGGAGACCGGGCTGATCACCGAGATCGACCGGTGGGTGCTGATCGAGGCGTGCCGCACGATGCGGGAGTGGCAGGAGTCGTCACCAGCGACCGCGCCCGCCTGGGTCAGCGTGAACCTGTCGGCCCCCAACCTGGAGATGGCGGACCTGACCGACCGGGTGGCCTACGCCCTGGCCAGCACCGGCATCACCCCGGACGCGCTGGTGCTGGAGCTGACCGAGACCGTGCTGATGCGCGACATCGCGGTCACCGCGGGCCGCCTGGAGGAGCTGCGCGAGCTGGGCGTGAACATCGCCATCGACGACTTCGGCACCGGTTACTCGTCGCTGGGCTACCTGCGGGACATCCCGGTCGACGTGCTCAAGGTGGACCGTTCGTTCATCACCGAGCTGGTCGCGCACCGGCGTCAGCAGGAGCTGGTCAGCGCGATCCTGCAGCTCGGCAACACGCTCGGGCTCAAGGTGGTGGTCGAGGGCGTGGAGACCGAGGAGCAGCTCGACCTGCTGATCGCGCTGGGCGGCCGGTTCGCCCAGGGTTATCACCTGGGCCGGCCGGAGCCGGTCGAGAGCCTGCGGACCCGGCTCTCGACCGTCCCCGTCACCTAG
- a CDS encoding MDR family MFS transporter has protein sequence MGERLEYAEQVTDNKVGLRSERGPVLAAVMLSTALIAIDSTIIATAVPSIVKDIGGFTEFPWLFSIYLLAQAVSVPIYGKLNDLFGRKPVILWGIGLFLLGSILCGAAWNMLSLIIFRVVQGLGAGAIMPTTITIVGDLYSVRERAKVQGYVASVWGISSVVGPTLGGVFSEWIDWRWIFFVNIPLCLLAGAMIMRRFHEKMERGRPVIDYTGAALLTAGLTLVILGVLEGGQAWAWTSPTSLIVLGGGLALLVVFGFVERSAPAPVLPLWVFRRRLLVTSGQIAIGVGVILLALSAYIPIFVQDVLGHGPLVAGFALAALTLGWPISASQAGRVYLRVGFRVCALIGTFLVLIGTSLLLLLDAESSVLTVGAFCLFIGLGMGLTAAPTLIAAQSSVGWSDRGVVTANNIFLRSLGSALGAAVFGAIANAIIGNDTVDPARLTTAVHRIFIGMVLVAVAMLILAALIPKSADAITTTAEAGTTPDEREPAHPSTTPVTDDPTPSSTH, from the coding sequence GTGGGCGAGCGACTGGAGTACGCCGAACAAGTGACGGACAACAAGGTGGGGCTGAGATCCGAACGTGGCCCGGTGCTGGCCGCGGTGATGCTGTCGACCGCTCTGATCGCCATCGACTCCACGATCATCGCCACCGCGGTGCCCTCGATCGTCAAGGACATCGGCGGCTTCACCGAGTTCCCGTGGCTGTTCTCGATCTACCTGCTGGCCCAGGCCGTGTCGGTGCCGATCTACGGCAAGCTCAACGACCTGTTCGGCCGCAAACCGGTGATCCTCTGGGGCATCGGGCTGTTCCTGCTCGGGTCGATCCTGTGCGGCGCCGCCTGGAACATGCTCTCCCTGATCATCTTCCGGGTCGTCCAGGGCCTCGGCGCCGGCGCGATCATGCCGACCACGATCACGATCGTCGGCGATCTCTACTCGGTGCGCGAACGGGCCAAGGTCCAGGGCTACGTGGCCAGCGTCTGGGGCATCTCGTCGGTGGTCGGCCCGACGCTGGGCGGCGTCTTCAGCGAATGGATCGACTGGCGCTGGATCTTCTTCGTCAACATCCCGCTCTGCCTGCTGGCCGGCGCCATGATCATGCGACGGTTCCACGAGAAGATGGAACGCGGCCGCCCGGTCATCGACTACACCGGCGCCGCACTGCTCACCGCCGGTCTGACGCTGGTCATCCTGGGCGTGCTCGAAGGCGGCCAGGCGTGGGCGTGGACATCACCCACCAGCCTGATCGTGCTCGGCGGCGGCCTGGCCCTGCTGGTGGTCTTCGGCTTCGTCGAACGCTCGGCGCCCGCCCCCGTACTGCCGCTCTGGGTGTTCCGCCGCCGCCTGCTCGTCACCAGCGGCCAGATCGCCATCGGCGTCGGCGTCATCCTGCTGGCCCTGAGCGCGTACATCCCGATCTTCGTCCAGGACGTCCTCGGCCACGGCCCCCTCGTGGCCGGCTTCGCCCTGGCCGCGCTCACCCTGGGCTGGCCCATCTCGGCCAGCCAGGCCGGCCGCGTCTACCTGCGGGTCGGTTTCCGTGTCTGCGCGCTGATCGGTACCTTCCTCGTCCTGATCGGCACGTCCCTGCTGCTCCTGCTGGACGCCGAGTCGTCGGTCCTCACGGTCGGCGCGTTCTGCTTGTTCATCGGCCTCGGCATGGGCCTGACAGCGGCCCCCACGTTGATCGCCGCCCAGTCCAGCGTCGGCTGGTCCGACCGAGGCGTAGTAACCGCCAACAACATCTTCCTGCGTTCCCTGGGCAGCGCCCTCGGCGCCGCAGTCTTCGGCGCGATCGCCAACGCCATCATCGGCAACGACACCGTCGACCCGGCCCGCCTCACGACGGCCGTCCACCGCATCTTCATCGGCATGGTCCTGGTCGCCGTGGCCATGCTCATCCTGGCCGCCCTGATCCCCAAGTCAGCCGACGCCATCACAACAACCGCCGAAGCCGGCACCACCCCCGACGAGCGCGAACCCGCCCACCCGAGCACCACCCCAGTCACCGACGACCCCACCCCTTCATCCACTCACTGA
- a CDS encoding NAD(P)H-hydrate dehydratase: MPNRTDPTVITPAVLRDWPLPDPSGGKQSRGTVLVVGGSKYNPGAVLLAGEAALRAGSGRLQLAVAEETAVAMSIAVPEAKVIGLPDADELARLAQAADVIALGPGLDDIDTTTKLMRTVLEAAGEGTSVVLDAYALGALSKDAGLLRQRRAVLTPNFTEAEHLLGRPPGDDPSDTAAELAERYQAVVSLFSHVAAPDGRRWVEQSGDAGLGTSGSGDTLAGIVAGLLGRGAEPAQAACWGAYAHAVSGQRLMRRHGRTGFLARELVDEVAGTIATV; encoded by the coding sequence ATGCCGAACCGAACTGACCCGACAGTCATCACCCCGGCCGTGCTGCGGGACTGGCCGCTGCCCGACCCGAGCGGTGGCAAACAATCACGGGGGACGGTGCTGGTCGTCGGCGGCTCCAAATACAACCCGGGCGCGGTGCTGCTGGCCGGTGAGGCCGCGCTGCGGGCCGGCTCCGGTCGGCTGCAACTGGCCGTGGCCGAGGAGACCGCGGTCGCGATGAGCATCGCGGTGCCCGAGGCCAAAGTCATCGGGCTGCCCGACGCCGACGAACTGGCCCGGCTGGCCCAGGCGGCCGATGTGATCGCGCTCGGGCCGGGCCTCGACGACATCGACACCACCACGAAACTGATGCGTACGGTGCTCGAAGCGGCCGGCGAAGGCACCTCGGTGGTGCTCGACGCCTACGCCCTCGGCGCCCTGAGCAAGGACGCCGGCCTGCTGCGCCAGCGCCGCGCCGTGCTGACCCCGAACTTCACCGAGGCCGAGCACCTGCTCGGGCGCCCGCCCGGCGACGACCCCAGCGACACCGCGGCCGAACTGGCCGAGCGCTACCAGGCCGTGGTCTCGCTGTTCAGCCACGTCGCCGCGCCGGACGGCCGGCGCTGGGTGGAACAGAGCGGCGACGCCGGACTGGGCACCTCAGGCAGCGGCGACACGCTGGCCGGCATCGTGGCCGGCTTGCTCGGCCGCGGCGCCGAGCCCGCCCAGGCCGCCTGCTGGGGGGCTTACGCCCACGCGGTGAGCGGCCAACGCCTGATGCGGCGCCACGGCCGCACCGGCTTCCTGGCCCGCGAACTCGTCGACGAGGTAGCCGGCACGATCGCCACAGTCTGA